CGGTCCGTTGCCGGGGGTCCTCTGGATCGGGACACCCGAGGGCGCGGTGGTCGAGCTGGAGATCGACGGGAAGCGGGTGACTGAGCACGAGGTGCTGCCGGGGGCCGCGGTGACGGCGCTGGCGGCCACCGCCGCGGGTGACCTCGTCGTCGCGGGCAACGACGGCATGCTTCTCCTGCTGTCGGGAGGGAGGATCGGCACGGGCGAGGCGCCCGGGGCCGCGGTGACCGAGTTCCTCGCCGCCACCTCCGAGGCGTCGGTTGTCGACATGGACCAGCTCGACCTGACCGACGGGACGCGGACCTGGCAGCCGGGTGACCTGGAAGTGGTCAGCGAGGACTCCGGGACCGACCCGTCCTGGCTGAGGATCCGGGCCGCCATGAACCGGCTCACCTGAGCCGCTGTCAGGTCAGACGGCACCCGCCAGTTCATCGTTCGCCCGCTGGGTGACCAGGGTGAGCACCCGGGCGGCGGCGGCGAGTTCGTCGGCCGGGATGTCCCCGTACAGCCGGGCGGTGATGCCCGCGACGGCGTCGGCGACGCGCGCCTGCGTGGCGTGACCGGTGTCGGTGAGCCGCATGTGCGGCGCGGGCCCGTCGACCTGGGCGAGGTCGGCGTCGACGAGGGCGTCGGTCACCTCGCGCACGTCCGGCTCGTCGATCTTGAGAGTGCTGGTGACCCGGTGCACGAGCCGGGCCCGCTCGACGGGGCCGGCGGCGAGGACGTTGAGCGCGACCACCTGACCGAAGCTGAGCCCGAGCGGTGCCACGGCCCGTTCGAGCAGGGCGCGGGTGGCGTAGTGGGCCTGGCCGATGACCTGGCCGTTGAGGGTGGGGACGGTGGACATGGAGCCTCCTTCGAAACGTTGGCCACGCCAACGTTGGAGCCGCCAACGTAACATCGGATCGTGGGTCGCGCCAACGATTACTGGTAGGCTGCACCCATGGATCCCGTGGCCCCGCAGTCACCCGCCGGGCTCCGCAGCACCCCGACCTGGCTGCTCAACCAGACCGCCGGCCACGCCGCCCGCCTGCTCAGCGAGGGCTTCGCCGCCCACGACCTCCGCGGCTACCACTACCGGCTGCTCACCGCGCTCGCCGAGGACGGCCCGGCCAGTCAGGCCGACCTCGGCCGCCGCTGCGCCATCGACCGCAGCGACGTCGTCGCGGCCATCAACGACCTGGCCGGCCGAGGGCTCGTCGTACGCGCCCCCGACCCGGCCGATCGCCGCCGCAACGTCATCAGCATCACCGACGTCGGCGCCGACGAGGCCCGCCGGCTGGGCGACACCCTCGACCGCGTCCAACGTGACCTGCTCGCCCCGCTGTCCGCCACCGAGCGCGACCAGCTGACCCGCCTGCTCACCAGGCTGCTGGCGCACCACAGCCGACAGTGACCCGCCTCAGCGGGCCTCGCGCAACTCCGCCAACCGGGCCTCGATCTCGGCCAGCTCGGCGCGCAGCTTGTCCGCCTGCTGCTCCGCCTCGGCCCGCTCGGTGCCGAGGATCTGCTCCACCGCCTCCTGCACACCCGGCACGTCCACCAGGCCCACCATCTTCAACGCCTCCGCCGGCTTCACCACGTACGGCTTCGCCAGAGCCTTGCTGCCCTGCTGCGCGGCGACGGTCCACTCACCGTCGGCGTACGCCAGCGTCACCGTGAGACCCGCGGGACCCTTCGGCTTGACGGCCTTGACCGCCCGCCGCGCCGGCGGCTTCTCGGTCTGCTCCACCTTCGGCTCCTCCTGTCGCTGCGCGGGCACCCGCGGCGTGTCCAACACGAACTCCGGCGCCGCCGCCACCGGCGACTCCTGCCGCTCCGGCTCCGGTTTCGGCTCCACCACCCGACGCGTCACACCCTTGGGCGCCACGGCCACGTCCGCAGGGGAGAACGGCAACTCGTCGCGGCCGAAACGCACCACCACGAACTCGTCGGACACCTCGGGGTCGGTCAGCTCGATCACCTGACCGACCTGACCGGCGATCTGCCCCGCCGACGCGGTGAACACCACCCGCGGCTTACGCCCGGCAGCCAACGCCTCCCGGATGCTCTGCACCTCGCTAGTGGACAAACCCTGGCCGGCATCCATCACAACCCTCTTCCGTACACCTGTTTGATTGCTGTCTTGATACCAGCCGGCTGCGACACCCGCCGCACAGGGCTCGCGCCCACTCAGCCGCCCAACGCCCGCAGCGCCCGGTCCGCGTGGTCGTTCATGCTGACCTCGCTGTGGATCACCTCGATGACCCGACTGTCGGCGCCGATGACGAAGGTCATCCGCTTCGTGCTCAACGGCCCCAACGGCAGCCGCCGCTTCACCCCGAGCTGCTGCGCCACAGCCCCGTCCTCATCCGAGAGCAGCGGATAGTCGAACCCGTTGAGCTTGGAGAACTCCGCCTGCTTCGCCACCGGGTCGCGGCTGATGCCCACCCGGGACGCGCCCAGCGCCGTGAACTCCGCCGCGAGGTCCCGGAAGTGGCAGCTCTCCGCCGTGCACCCACGGGTCATCGCCCCCGGGTAGAAGAACAGCACCACCGGCCCCGCCGCCAGGAACTCCGACAGCCGCCGCGGCGTGCCCGTCTCATCTGGCAGCTCGAAATCCTCGACCACGTCGCCGACACCCACACTCGCCACCGCGCACCTCCATCGTCAGACCGGACAGGCGGTGAGCGTAAGCGATCAAGCCCAGAGCGCCGCCACCTCGTCCAGCACCGCGACGGCCTGGGCCCGCCCGGCCCGCGCCGCACCCGCCCGCCGGGCCGGGTCCAGCACGTTGCGGCCGATCGCCGTGCGCGCCTCCGCGTCCGGCGTCAGCACCGACACCCGCGACCCGGCCGCCCGCAACCCGTCGACCTGCGCCGACAGCCGCGGCATCGGCCCGATCGCCGCCGACGTCGGCGCGAGCACCAGGACCCGCTCCGCGCCGGCCGCGAGGTCCGCGTTCACCGTCGAGCGCATCCCACCGTCGACGAACCGGCGCGCGCCGATCGTCACCGGCGGCCACACCCCGGGCACCGCGCAACTCGCACCCACCGCGTCCACCAGGGACACCTCGCTGTCCCGGTCGAACACCACGAACTCACCGGACGACGCGTCCACCGCCGTGACCAGCAGCCGCCGCCGCGGCCACTCCCGCTCCGGCAGGCGGGCCTCGATCACCGCGCGTCGCGACGCCTCCGACGGGGTACGCGCCGCCAACGCCATCGCCCCGATCCGGGCCCGGGAACGCGCCGCGTCGCGGGTACGACCACCAGCCCACACCAGCCGCGCCAGCGTCGCGAAGCCCAACCGCGCCGCCACCTCACTCGACGGCGGCGCCAACTGCTCCTCGTAGAACCGCTGCACCGGAAGCTCGGAGCACACCAGCGCGCCGACCACCGAACCCGCCGACGTCCCCACCACCAGGTCCGCCTCCGTGACCGGCACACCCCGCTCGACCAGACCCGCCAGCAGCCCCAACTCCCAGGCCACCCCGGTCACCCCGCCACCACCGAGCACCAAAGCCCGCCGCATGTGACTCTCCTCTCGACGACCGACCCGCGCCGGTCACGGTAGCGTCGGCACGACACCTGCGCAGCCGTCAGCCCTCCGGGAGGCACCGTGGCACCCGTCACCGTCATCACCGGCGGTGGTCGCGGCATCGGCGCGGCCACCGCCCGCCGCCTCGCCAACGCCGGTCACCACGTCGCCCTGTGCTACCGCCGTGACGAAGCCGCCGCCACCGCCGTCCTGGCCGACCTGCGCGCCGCCGGCGCACAGGCCATCGCGGTACGCGCCGACACCACCGACCCCGACCAGGTCGCCGAGCTGTTCGACGCAGCCGCCCACCTCGGCCCGCTCACCGGCCTGGTCAACAACGCAGGGGTCACCAGCCCGATCGGGCCCTTCACCGAGTTACGCGTCGACGACCTGCGCCGCGTCGTCGACGTCAACCTCGTCGGCTACGTCCTCTGCGCCCAGCAGGCCGCCCGCCGCCTCACCGACGGCGGCGCGATCGTCAACGTCTCGTCGGCCGCCGCGACCCTCGGCAGCCCCGGCGAATACGTGCACTACGCCGCCGTGAAGGCCGCCACCGACACCCTCACCGTCGGCCTGGCCAAGGAACTCGCCCCGAAGGGCATCCGGGTCAACGCCGTCGCACCCGGCATCGTGCGCACCGACATCCACGCCGACTCCGGCGTGCCCGACCGCGCCGACACCGCCGTCGGTCGCATCCCATTGGGCCGCGCCGGCGAACCCGACGAGATCGCCGCTGCCATCGCCTGGCTGCTCAGCCCCGACGCCTCATACGCCACCGGCACCGTCCTGCGGGTCTCCGGCGGCCTCTGACCTCGCGTCACACCAGTCAGAGACCGCCGGACCCGGGTCACTGGGTGAACAGCTTCGCCGCGGTGATGACCGTCTGCGTCACCCCGTAGCCCAGCAGCGCCGCCACCACCAACCACGAAATCCACAACCGGGCCTGCTGCCCGGATCGGCTGTCGTCGCTCATCGCGTACCACTCCTCTGCGCCGTCTTGTCCTCGTCAACGTCCCGATCCGCCGACGGCTCGTGGTAGCGCTGCGGCACCGGCCGCACCAACAGGTTCGCCACGAAGCCCACAGCCAGCACCCCCACCATCGTGAACAGCGCCGGCCGGTACGCCGCCGCCGTCAACGAACCCGGCTCACCCTGCGCGTCGAGGAACCCGTTGACGATCAGCGGACCCGCGATCCCCGCCGCCGACCAGGCGGTCAACAACCGGCCGTGGATCGCACCGACCTGGAACGTGCCGAACAGGTCCCGCAGGTACGCCGGCACTGTCGCGAACCCGCCACCGTAGAACGACAGGATCACGCACGCCAACAAAACGAACAGCGCCGTCGCGGTCTGCCCGACGAGGGCCAGCAGCGCGTACAGCACCATCCCGACACCCAGGTACACCATGTAGATCGGCTTGCGGCCGATGACGTCCGACGTCGACGACCACACGAACCGTCCCGCCATGTTGAACAGCGACAGCAGACCCACGAACCCGCCAGCCGCGGCAACGCTCACCGCCGAGGTGCCGTTGTCCCGGAAGAAGTCCTGGATCATCGGGCTGGCCTGCTCCAGGATGCCGATGCCCGCCGTGACGTTGCAGAACAACACCACCCACAGCAACCAGAACGAGCGGGTCTTCACCGCGTTCGCCGCCGACACGTTCGCCGTGGTGACCAGCGGCTTCGCCGCGACGCTCGCCGGGTCGAAGCCGGCCGGGCGCCAGCCCTCCGCGGGCACCCGCACGTTCGCCACGCCGAACATCATGATCGCGAAGTAGCCCAGGCCGAGCGTCACGAACAACCACACCAGGGCGCTGCCCGACGCCGTCGACCCCGCGTTGGACGGGTCGTAACCGGCGTCGAAGAACGACAACAACTGCCGGGACAGGGGAGAGGCGACCATCGCCCCACCACCGAACCCCATGATCGCCAACCCGGTGGCCAGACCCGGCCGGTCCGGGAACCACTTGATCAACGTGGAGACGGGGGAGATGTACCCGATGCCCAGACCAATGCCGCCGAGCAACCCATAGCCCAGATACAGCAACCACAGCTGCTTCGTGGCGATGCCCAACGAGCCCACCAGGAAACCCGCCGCCCAGAAACAGGCCGAGACGAACATGGCCTTACGCGGGCCGTTCGCCTCCACCCAGGTCCCGGCGACCGCGGCGGACAACCCGAGCATCACAATCGCGATACTGAAGATCACCCCGATCGCCGTCTGACTGGCGTCGAAGTGGGCGATCAGCGAGTTCTTGTAGACGCTGGTCGCGTAGACCTGGCCGATGCAGAGGTGGATGGCCAACGCCGCCGGGGGAATGAGCCACCTGCTGTAACCGGGCGGCGCGACGGTGTGCCGACGATCGAGTGCGGAAAGCATGCGGTGCTTCCTCTCCGAGGAGGACGAAGGACGTCCCGCACAACGTGCCCACACCCCACGCACACAGCAAACCTCACCGTCG
This portion of the Micromonospora zamorensis genome encodes:
- a CDS encoding MarR family winged helix-turn-helix transcriptional regulator, producing the protein MSTVPTLNGQVIGQAHYATRALLERAVAPLGLSFGQVVALNVLAAGPVERARLVHRVTSTLKIDEPDVREVTDALVDADLAQVDGPAPHMRLTDTGHATQARVADAVAGITARLYGDIPADELAAAARVLTLVTQRANDELAGAV
- a CDS encoding MFS transporter small subunit — encoded protein: MSDDSRSGQQARLWISWLVVAALLGYGVTQTVITAAKLFTQ
- a CDS encoding OFA family MFS transporter, encoding MLSALDRRHTVAPPGYSRWLIPPAALAIHLCIGQVYATSVYKNSLIAHFDASQTAIGVIFSIAIVMLGLSAAVAGTWVEANGPRKAMFVSACFWAAGFLVGSLGIATKQLWLLYLGYGLLGGIGLGIGYISPVSTLIKWFPDRPGLATGLAIMGFGGGAMVASPLSRQLLSFFDAGYDPSNAGSTASGSALVWLFVTLGLGYFAIMMFGVANVRVPAEGWRPAGFDPASVAAKPLVTTANVSAANAVKTRSFWLLWVVLFCNVTAGIGILEQASPMIQDFFRDNGTSAVSVAAAGGFVGLLSLFNMAGRFVWSSTSDVIGRKPIYMVYLGVGMVLYALLALVGQTATALFVLLACVILSFYGGGFATVPAYLRDLFGTFQVGAIHGRLLTAWSAAGIAGPLIVNGFLDAQGEPGSLTAAAYRPALFTMVGVLAVGFVANLLVRPVPQRYHEPSADRDVDEDKTAQRSGTR
- a CDS encoding MarR family winged helix-turn-helix transcriptional regulator; translation: MDPVAPQSPAGLRSTPTWLLNQTAGHAARLLSEGFAAHDLRGYHYRLLTALAEDGPASQADLGRRCAIDRSDVVAAINDLAGRGLVVRAPDPADRRRNVISITDVGADEARRLGDTLDRVQRDLLAPLSATERDQLTRLLTRLLAHHSRQ
- a CDS encoding patatin-like phospholipase family protein; amino-acid sequence: MRRALVLGGGGVTGVAWELGLLAGLVERGVPVTEADLVVGTSAGSVVGALVCSELPVQRFYEEQLAPPSSEVAARLGFATLARLVWAGGRTRDAARSRARIGAMALAARTPSEASRRAVIEARLPEREWPRRRLLVTAVDASSGEFVVFDRDSEVSLVDAVGASCAVPGVWPPVTIGARRFVDGGMRSTVNADLAAGAERVLVLAPTSAAIGPMPRLSAQVDGLRAAGSRVSVLTPDAEARTAIGRNVLDPARRAGAARAGRAQAVAVLDEVAALWA
- a CDS encoding peroxiredoxin, translating into MASVGVGDVVEDFELPDETGTPRRLSEFLAAGPVVLFFYPGAMTRGCTAESCHFRDLAAEFTALGASRVGISRDPVAKQAEFSKLNGFDYPLLSDEDGAVAQQLGVKRRLPLGPLSTKRMTFVIGADSRVIEVIHSEVSMNDHADRALRALGG
- a CDS encoding SDR family NAD(P)-dependent oxidoreductase; the protein is MAPVTVITGGGRGIGAATARRLANAGHHVALCYRRDEAAATAVLADLRAAGAQAIAVRADTTDPDQVAELFDAAAHLGPLTGLVNNAGVTSPIGPFTELRVDDLRRVVDVNLVGYVLCAQQAARRLTDGGAIVNVSSAAATLGSPGEYVHYAAVKAATDTLTVGLAKELAPKGIRVNAVAPGIVRTDIHADSGVPDRADTAVGRIPLGRAGEPDEIAAAIAWLLSPDASYATGTVLRVSGGL